One Halovivax ruber XH-70 genomic region harbors:
- the mutS gene encoding DNA mismatch repair protein MutS: protein MTGATGIVGEFLSLKDETDAELLAMQCGDFYEFFGDDAEVVGEELDLKVTSKSSQGQSYPMAGVPYDDLTPYLTGLVERGYRVAVAEQYETESGHAREIERVVTPGTLLETRDADAQYLAAIVAADRSVDLDSSASGAHAEWSSGDTSSRSATDDADVAYGLAFADVTTGQFLVASAADVDEVLTECYRFGPVEVLPGPTVRNDDELLGALRERTDAALSLHDAEAFAPKRAAHTVREQFGAEPVDRLALPEPTVAAAGAVLSYVAETAAGVLASMTRLRTHHGDDHVTLDATTQRNLELTETMQGEREGSLFDTIDHTDSSAGARLLAEWLKRPSRSLDTLERRQKSVAALASAALARDEIREALGETADLARLASRATYGSADARALCSVRDTFAVLPRLAEAIESAPELADSPLSEIVDEPDREAAAALRDSLAAALAAEPPSTITQGEVIQHGYDDELDELIERHEALRAWLDSLADRESNQHGLSHVSVGRNKTDGYYIQVGRSAADGVPDHYEEIKQLKNSKRFTTPELDEKEREILRLEERRHDLEYDLFCELRERVADRAELLQDVGRTLATVDALASLASHAAANGWIRPDLHDGDGIDIEAGRHPVVEQTTEFVPNDARLGRVGSVTDRAAESRADGAAESRADVDSSGADAGEEPRFVVVTGPNMSGKSTYMRQVACIVLLAQVGSFVPAREAEIGLVDGIFTRVGALDELAQGRSTFMVEMNELSNILHAATADSLVILDEVGRGTATYDGISIAWAATEYLHNEVGAKTLFATHYHELTSLGEHLPRVANVHVAADERDGDVTFLRTIREGPTDRSYGIHVADLAGVPDPVVDRARDVLDRLREEKAIEARGGGSAEPVQAVFDLESGTMQTASASGAPPSGGPEAKTGSRDAATTDGGAASAEQADAQPADPPALDPDTEAVLDELASLDVNGTAPIELASRIQELQDRLDGAEQ, encoded by the coding sequence ATGACCGGGGCGACGGGGATCGTTGGAGAGTTTCTCTCGCTGAAGGACGAGACCGACGCGGAGCTACTCGCGATGCAGTGTGGCGACTTCTACGAGTTCTTCGGCGACGACGCCGAGGTCGTCGGCGAGGAGCTCGATCTCAAAGTCACCTCGAAGTCCTCGCAGGGCCAGTCCTACCCGATGGCCGGCGTGCCGTACGACGATCTGACGCCGTACCTCACCGGACTGGTCGAGCGCGGCTATCGCGTCGCCGTCGCCGAACAGTACGAGACCGAGAGCGGCCACGCCCGCGAGATCGAACGCGTGGTGACGCCAGGGACCCTGCTCGAGACGCGCGACGCCGACGCGCAGTACCTCGCCGCCATCGTCGCGGCCGACCGGAGCGTCGATCTGGATTCGAGTGCGAGCGGCGCGCACGCCGAGTGGTCGAGTGGTGACACGAGTAGCCGCTCGGCGACAGACGACGCGGACGTCGCCTACGGCCTCGCGTTCGCCGACGTGACGACGGGCCAGTTCCTCGTCGCGAGTGCTGCGGATGTCGACGAGGTGCTGACCGAGTGTTACCGCTTCGGGCCCGTCGAGGTGCTGCCGGGACCGACGGTGCGAAACGACGACGAGCTTCTGGGCGCGTTACGCGAACGCACCGACGCGGCACTGAGCCTTCACGACGCGGAGGCCTTCGCGCCCAAACGAGCCGCACACACCGTGCGCGAGCAGTTCGGCGCGGAGCCCGTCGATCGCCTCGCGCTGCCGGAGCCGACGGTGGCGGCGGCCGGCGCCGTGCTCTCGTACGTCGCGGAGACGGCCGCGGGCGTGCTCGCCTCGATGACGCGCCTGCGGACCCACCACGGCGACGACCACGTGACGCTCGACGCGACGACCCAGCGCAACCTCGAACTCACCGAGACGATGCAGGGCGAGCGCGAGGGGTCGCTGTTCGACACCATCGATCACACCGACTCGAGCGCCGGCGCCCGGCTGCTCGCCGAGTGGCTCAAACGCCCCAGTCGCTCGCTCGACACGCTCGAGCGCCGCCAGAAGAGCGTCGCCGCCCTCGCCTCTGCCGCGCTGGCCAGAGACGAGATCCGCGAGGCGCTCGGCGAGACGGCCGACTTAGCGCGCCTGGCCAGCCGCGCCACCTACGGCAGTGCCGACGCCCGCGCGCTGTGTTCGGTACGCGACACCTTCGCGGTGTTGCCCCGGCTCGCCGAGGCGATCGAGTCGGCGCCCGAACTCGCCGACTCGCCGCTCTCCGAGATCGTCGACGAACCCGACCGCGAGGCGGCGGCCGCCCTGCGCGACTCGCTCGCCGCCGCCCTCGCCGCGGAACCGCCCTCGACGATCACCCAGGGCGAGGTGATCCAGCACGGCTACGACGACGAACTCGACGAACTGATCGAGCGCCACGAGGCGCTGCGGGCGTGGCTCGATTCGCTCGCCGATCGCGAGTCGAACCAGCACGGCCTCTCACACGTCAGCGTCGGGCGGAACAAGACCGACGGCTACTACATCCAGGTCGGCCGCTCGGCCGCCGACGGCGTCCCAGATCACTACGAGGAGATCAAGCAGCTGAAGAACTCGAAGCGATTCACGACGCCGGAACTCGACGAGAAAGAGCGCGAGATCCTCCGACTCGAGGAACGCCGCCACGACCTGGAGTACGACCTGTTCTGCGAGTTGCGCGAGCGGGTGGCCGACCGTGCCGAACTCCTCCAGGACGTCGGCCGGACGCTGGCGACCGTCGACGCGCTCGCCAGCCTGGCGAGCCACGCCGCCGCGAACGGCTGGATCCGTCCCGACCTCCACGACGGCGACGGGATCGATATCGAGGCGGGGCGCCACCCCGTCGTCGAGCAGACCACCGAGTTCGTGCCGAACGACGCCAGGTTGGGACGGGTCGGATCGGTGACAGACAGAGCGGCGGAGTCGCGGGCGGACGGAGCGGCGGAATCGCGAGCGGATGTGGACTCGTCGGGAGCCGACGCCGGCGAAGAGCCCCGCTTCGTCGTGGTGACGGGCCCCAACATGTCCGGGAAGTCCACCTACATGCGCCAGGTGGCCTGTATCGTCCTGCTCGCACAGGTCGGCAGCTTCGTCCCCGCCCGCGAGGCCGAGATCGGCCTCGTCGACGGCATCTTCACCCGCGTCGGCGCGCTCGACGAACTCGCACAGGGGCGCTCGACGTTTATGGTCGAGATGAACGAGCTCTCGAACATCCTCCACGCCGCCACGGCGGACTCGCTGGTCATCCTGGACGAAGTGGGTCGGGGAACGGCGACGTACGACGGGATCTCCATCGCCTGGGCGGCCACGGAGTACCTCCACAACGAGGTCGGCGCGAAGACGCTCTTTGCGACCCACTACCACGAACTGACGAGCCTGGGCGAGCACCTCCCGCGCGTGGCGAACGTTCACGTCGCGGCGGACGAGCGAGACGGCGACGTGACCTTCCTGCGAACCATCCGTGAGGGGCCGACCGACCGCTCCTACGGCATCCACGTCGCCGACCTGGCTGGCGTCCCGGACCCCGTCGTCGACCGCGCCCGCGACGTCCTCGACCGCCTGCGCGAGGAGAAGGCCATCGAGGCCCGCGGCGGCGGTTCCGCGGAACCCGTCCAGGCCGTCTTCGACCTGGAGAGTGGGACCATGCAGACCGCGTCGGCGTCGGGTGCGCCACCGTCCGGCGGGCCGGAGGCGAAAACCGGGAGTCGCGACGCGGCGACCACCGACGGCGGCGCGGCGAGCGCCGAGCAGGCCGACGCGCAGCCGGCGGACCCGCCCGCGCTGGATCCCGACACCGAGGCCGTCCTCGACGAACTCGCGTCGCTCGACGTGAACGGGACGGCACCGATCGAACTGGCCTCGCGGATTCAGGAGCTGCAGGACCGGCTCGACGGCGCGGAGCAATAA
- a CDS encoding histidine kinase N-terminal 7TM domain-containing protein, protein MATLATAYMVAVALGAATSVVITILALRNPDHAETKALALLTGGIALWTGGDFASMLVDSREATILVTQTVHYLGVAIVPTTVFLFIIVYTNHDDRLTRRRLAALYAAPAVLYLLALTGTSHSLLWTEIVPSDATPVGYVFENGLGFYAYVLYSYSLLAIGTALLARFIRQSNDLYRGQSTLLMIAAIAPWLSNIVYVLSDSEFEPSSMGFTVAAVALAVAVFRYRLTDLLPIARDAIVEQITDGVVVLDRRGRVVDANPQAAPYLQGDVAAALGRDVTTVLPEEIGDWLATDPLSLTTNESTATPSNQDDETDTGAAPLEPSSDASADDTGSRSASTAVRLTADGTPAYLAVETTALRDGDTRIGQFLIIRDVTDRQRYERELERQNERLDRFASVVSHDLRNPLNVADGYLSILAERYDDPELDEIETSLDRMEHIIEDVLTLARHGDIVSDRSLVDLSVLANRAWNGVDTADATLAVETGDHRVAADESRLSQVFENLFRNAVEHGGPDVTVTVGTIDIDDPPASATERSVAPETGESAGFYVADDGVGIPKDDRDAVLESGYTTNQDGTGLGLDIVGQIVEAHGWSLGVTESADGGARFEIYYDGLEDSPPVDHGDTEHGEPAGDGHDRSGTDDADGASGTTTDTTCDPSPS, encoded by the coding sequence ATGGCAACTCTCGCCACCGCGTACATGGTGGCCGTTGCACTCGGGGCTGCCACGAGCGTGGTCATCACGATACTCGCTCTTCGAAACCCGGACCACGCCGAGACGAAGGCGCTCGCGTTACTCACCGGCGGAATCGCCCTGTGGACGGGCGGCGATTTCGCGAGTATGCTCGTCGATAGCCGCGAGGCGACGATACTCGTCACCCAGACGGTTCACTATCTGGGCGTCGCGATCGTTCCGACGACCGTCTTTCTCTTCATCATCGTCTACACCAACCACGACGACCGACTGACGCGCCGCCGGCTCGCTGCACTCTACGCCGCCCCAGCCGTCCTGTACCTACTCGCCCTTACCGGAACCTCACACTCGCTACTGTGGACGGAGATCGTCCCCTCGGACGCGACGCCCGTCGGCTACGTGTTCGAAAACGGCCTCGGGTTCTACGCCTACGTGCTGTACTCCTACAGCCTGCTCGCCATCGGGACGGCCCTCCTCGCCAGGTTCATCCGGCAGTCGAACGATCTCTACCGTGGCCAGTCGACGCTGCTCATGATCGCCGCGATTGCCCCGTGGCTGAGTAACATCGTCTACGTCCTCAGTGACAGCGAATTCGAACCGAGTTCGATGGGGTTCACCGTCGCGGCGGTCGCGCTCGCCGTCGCCGTATTCCGGTACCGCCTGACCGACCTCCTGCCGATCGCCCGGGACGCGATCGTCGAGCAGATCACCGACGGCGTCGTCGTCCTCGATCGACGCGGACGCGTCGTGGACGCCAACCCGCAGGCCGCCCCCTACCTACAGGGAGATGTCGCCGCTGCGCTCGGTCGCGATGTCACCACCGTGCTACCCGAGGAGATCGGTGACTGGCTCGCGACGGATCCGCTCTCGCTGACGACCAACGAGTCGACAGCCACGCCGTCGAATCAGGACGACGAGACCGACACCGGGGCAGCACCTCTGGAGCCGTCGTCCGACGCAAGCGCGGACGACACCGGGAGCCGGAGCGCTTCGACCGCGGTTCGTCTCACGGCCGATGGCACCCCGGCGTACCTCGCAGTCGAGACGACCGCGTTACGAGACGGCGACACCCGGATCGGCCAGTTTCTCATCATCCGCGACGTGACCGATCGCCAGCGCTACGAGCGCGAACTCGAACGCCAGAACGAGCGCCTCGATCGCTTCGCCAGCGTCGTCAGTCACGACCTCCGAAATCCGCTCAACGTCGCCGACGGCTATCTCTCCATCCTGGCCGAACGCTACGACGATCCCGAGCTCGACGAGATCGAGACCTCGCTCGATCGCATGGAGCACATCATCGAGGACGTCCTCACCCTCGCCAGACACGGCGATATCGTCTCTGACCGCAGCCTCGTCGACCTCTCCGTGCTCGCAAACAGGGCCTGGAACGGCGTCGACACCGCCGACGCCACGCTCGCAGTCGAGACCGGCGACCACCGCGTCGCCGCCGACGAGTCCCGGCTCAGCCAGGTGTTCGAGAACCTGTTTCGCAACGCGGTCGAACACGGTGGTCCGGACGTCACCGTCACCGTCGGGACGATCGATATCGACGACCCACCGGCTTCGGCTACCGAGCGATCAGTCGCTCCCGAAACCGGTGAGAGTGCCGGCTTCTACGTCGCCGACGACGGTGTCGGAATCCCCAAGGACGACCGAGACGCGGTTCTGGAGTCAGGCTACACGACGAACCAGGACGGGACGGGCCTCGGTCTCGACATCGTCGGACAGATCGTCGAGGCCCACGGCTGGTCGCTCGGCGTCACCGAGTCCGCCGACGGCGGCGCACGCTTCGAGATCTATTACGACGGACTCGAAGACAGCCCGCCCGTCGACCACGGCGACACCGAACACGGTGAACCCGCTGGCGACGGACACGATCGCTCGGGGACGGACGATGCTGACGGTGCGAGTGGAACGACGACCGACACCACATGCGACCCGTCACCGTCGTAA
- a CDS encoding histidine kinase N-terminal 7TM domain-containing protein, whose amino-acid sequence MTPLFHRVWFVLLVAGVVVTLSVAILALRNRETDGATALAVTASSITIWLLGDLGATLATTVSGSTRWVQFLWIGAALTPTAMFVLVVRYTGRTRFLTDWVRTGLVLATGLMIAVVFTHGSHTLLWREVYAAPETPIGIAFDHGPAFYAYTVYAYSLTAAAALLVGQFYARSKTIYRGQAAALAVAILAPWTASTVFVIGMTDFDPSSLAFTVTAAAFAVAILRYRFVDVMPIARETIVDAIEDGVVVLDNQGRIIDANPQAVSLLGVDDSIVGRDASNALPDPVTDRGRADGCDEVTVQDTERNRYLAIDETAITDSDGRPLGSLLIVRDVTEQRRYERELERQNERLDRFASVVSHDLRNPLNVADGYRSILAERYDDPELDEIETSLARMEHIIEDVLTLARHGDVVDDRTYIDLGTLATVAWNGVDTGEATLRIETNDHRISADESRLTQALENLFRNAVEHGSTSPASSTRQDAVEHGGRDVTVTVGTVEGETVGRSGSSATVEPTEAASTQADGFYVADDGVGIPESDRDAILEAGYTTNQDGTGLGLDIVSQIVQAHGWSLAVTESADGGARIEIDYEPDHGPADDEPTERHSQTA is encoded by the coding sequence ATGACCCCGTTGTTCCATCGGGTCTGGTTCGTCCTGCTCGTGGCCGGCGTCGTGGTCACGCTCTCGGTGGCGATTCTGGCACTCAGGAATCGAGAGACCGATGGTGCAACGGCCCTCGCGGTTACTGCGAGCTCGATTACGATCTGGTTGCTCGGCGATCTGGGGGCGACGCTGGCGACGACGGTGTCGGGGAGTACCCGCTGGGTCCAGTTCCTCTGGATTGGCGCCGCGCTCACGCCGACGGCAATGTTCGTTCTCGTCGTTCGGTACACCGGCCGAACGCGGTTTCTGACCGACTGGGTCCGAACGGGACTCGTACTCGCAACCGGCCTCATGATCGCCGTCGTGTTCACACACGGCTCACACACGCTCCTCTGGCGTGAGGTCTACGCGGCCCCAGAGACCCCGATCGGCATCGCGTTCGACCACGGGCCGGCGTTCTACGCGTATACGGTGTACGCCTACTCGCTCACTGCCGCGGCGGCACTCTTGGTCGGCCAGTTCTACGCCCGTTCGAAGACGATCTATCGGGGCCAGGCCGCCGCCCTGGCCGTGGCCATCCTCGCACCCTGGACCGCCAGCACGGTTTTCGTAATCGGCATGACTGACTTCGATCCAAGTTCGCTGGCGTTCACCGTCACCGCCGCCGCGTTCGCCGTCGCGATCCTCCGCTATCGATTCGTCGATGTAATGCCGATCGCCCGCGAGACGATCGTCGACGCCATCGAGGACGGCGTCGTCGTCCTGGATAATCAGGGACGAATTATCGACGCCAATCCACAGGCCGTTTCCCTGCTCGGTGTCGACGATTCCATCGTCGGTCGCGACGCCAGCAACGCGTTACCCGACCCGGTTACGGATCGGGGTCGAGCCGATGGGTGCGACGAAGTCACTGTTCAGGACACCGAACGCAACCGATATCTTGCCATCGACGAGACAGCGATCACGGACAGTGACGGTCGGCCCCTTGGCAGCCTCCTGATCGTCCGCGATGTCACCGAACAACGGCGTTACGAACGCGAACTCGAACGCCAGAACGAACGCCTCGACCGGTTCGCGAGCGTCGTCAGCCACGATCTCCGGAATCCCCTCAACGTCGCCGATGGCTACCGCTCCATCCTCGCAGAACGCTACGACGATCCCGAGCTCGACGAGATCGAAACCTCGCTCGCTCGTATGGAGCACATCATCGAGGACGTCCTCACCCTCGCCAGACACGGCGACGTCGTCGACGACCGGACGTACATCGATCTGGGGACGCTGGCCACTGTGGCCTGGAACGGCGTCGACACGGGGGAGGCGACGCTTCGAATCGAGACGAACGACCACCGCATCTCTGCCGACGAATCCAGGCTTACCCAGGCGCTCGAGAACCTGTTTCGCAACGCCGTCGAGCACGGCTCGACGAGCCCTGCCTCGTCCACTCGGCAGGACGCCGTCGAACACGGTGGACGGGACGTCACCGTCACGGTCGGAACGGTCGAGGGGGAAACGGTCGGAAGGTCGGGGTCGAGTGCGACCGTCGAACCGACCGAGGCAGCATCCACGCAAGCCGACGGTTTCTACGTCGCCGACGACGGCGTCGGGATTCCAGAAAGTGACCGGGACGCAATTCTCGAAGCGGGCTACACGACGAATCAGGACGGCACTGGCCTCGGACTCGACATCGTTTCGCAGATCGTGCAAGCCCACGGCTGGTCGCTCGCCGTCACCGAGTCCGCCGACGGCGGCGCACGCATCGAAATCGACTACGAGCCCGATCACGGACCTGCCGATGACGAACCGACCGAACGTCACTCACAGACGGCGTAA
- a CDS encoding EMAP domain-containing protein → MVESPFDTEFRVGEVADAESFPETNKDAMTKLWIDLGDEEIQSAAQLDYHYDPDDLVGRRVLCATNLGSVRIAGFESEALTVGVPSNEGYPILVSPDDGFGVSPGAALY, encoded by the coding sequence ATGGTCGAGAGTCCGTTCGACACCGAGTTCCGCGTCGGCGAGGTCGCCGACGCCGAGTCGTTCCCCGAGACGAACAAGGACGCGATGACGAAACTGTGGATCGACCTCGGCGACGAGGAGATCCAGTCTGCGGCCCAGCTCGACTATCACTACGACCCGGACGACCTCGTCGGCCGGCGGGTGCTCTGTGCGACGAACCTGGGGTCGGTTCGGATCGCCGGGTTCGAGTCCGAAGCACTGACCGTCGGCGTCCCAAGTAACGAGGGCTACCCCATCCTCGTGAGCCCGGACGACGGGTTCGGTGTTTCGCCGGGGGCGGCGCTGTACTGA
- a CDS encoding pyridoxal-phosphate-dependent aminotransferase family protein, whose translation MLFTPGPTAVPPSVREAMAEPQPNPDLDPAFRDRYRDLCAKLARVYDTDHDVVVLGGEGILGLEAAIASLVDPGDRVLCVSNGLYGDGFADFVESYDGDPELVSGPFDDGYDLDAVETALEDAAAAGEPFGLATMVHCETPTGTLNDLEPVLDLLDEYDVLSVVDAVSSLGGTSVPTERIDVCLGGSQKCFSAPPGLTTAAISDRAWEHMESREPTSLYTNFLPWRDVSDGFPYTHLDANVAALDAAVDLVLDEGVEGVYARHEAAAERCRERGAELGLDLYPDAERASPTVTAFSLPGDAARVQRRVAADEDVVLATGLGEMADDILRVGHMGYNADVEKVDRAMDAVEAVLDGSH comes from the coding sequence ATGCTGTTCACGCCAGGGCCGACCGCCGTGCCGCCGTCCGTCAGGGAAGCGATGGCCGAGCCGCAGCCGAATCCGGACCTCGATCCGGCGTTTCGCGACCGGTACCGCGACCTCTGCGCCAAGCTGGCCCGCGTGTACGACACTGACCACGACGTGGTGGTCCTCGGCGGCGAGGGGATCCTTGGGCTCGAAGCAGCGATCGCGTCGCTGGTCGACCCGGGCGACCGCGTCCTCTGCGTCTCGAATGGGCTCTACGGCGACGGGTTTGCCGACTTCGTCGAGTCCTACGACGGCGACCCCGAACTCGTCAGTGGACCGTTCGACGACGGCTACGACCTCGACGCGGTCGAAACGGCGCTAGAAGACGCCGCGGCGGCCGGCGAGCCGTTCGGGCTAGCGACGATGGTCCACTGTGAGACGCCGACCGGGACACTCAACGACCTCGAGCCGGTGCTCGACCTCCTCGACGAGTACGACGTACTCTCGGTGGTCGACGCCGTCTCCTCACTCGGCGGGACGTCCGTTCCGACCGAGCGGATCGACGTCTGTCTCGGCGGGTCCCAGAAGTGTTTCTCCGCGCCGCCGGGGCTGACGACCGCCGCGATCAGCGATCGTGCGTGGGAGCACATGGAGTCGCGTGAACCCACCTCGCTGTACACGAACTTCCTCCCGTGGCGCGACGTCTCCGACGGCTTTCCCTACACGCACCTCGACGCAAACGTAGCCGCTCTCGACGCGGCGGTGGACCTCGTGCTCGACGAGGGTGTCGAGGGCGTCTACGCACGCCACGAGGCGGCCGCCGAACGCTGCCGGGAACGGGGCGCCGAACTCGGTCTCGATCTCTATCCCGACGCCGAACGGGCGTCTCCCACGGTCACCGCGTTCTCGCTCCCAGGCGATGCTGCTCGCGTGCAGCGACGGGTCGCAGCGGACGAGGACGTCGTACTGGCGACCGGACTCGGCGAGATGGCGGACGACATCCTTCGCGTCGGCCACATGGGGTACAACGCCGACGTCGAGAAGGTCGATCGCGCGATGGACGCCGTCGAAGCCGTTCTCGACGGCTCTCACTAG
- a CDS encoding bifunctional metallophosphatase/5'-nucleotidase, producing MTAPRLLHLADLETIYDDPERLGRLAGAIDRVRDDRTFVVGSGDTSALGALAFESDDGRAIARPFYDRIALDADTLGNHEFDHGASEAAEWARSTAATHLAANVEGPTSLEDTTQSDETDRWDGLESSTVVSAGGHRIGLIGVVHPETVELSGLELDVTITDPVDAVRIEAKRLRDRGADWVVVLSHAGPIDERIAAETDVDAVLGGHDHDAVRERIGDTLVSRTEGAQAGVYQLVELGGSPTDHAGSIEAVTRSIDEAPRSESVESTYRELATDLGLTSRLGRLPDPLDHIEAAELVATAYRVGGDADVGLVAAASVRDGLPGRVTRGDVVGIVPFGSKLDVHRLPGETLRAVAERCADPLDATHGGLIAAGLELRADGTVCIDGARIDPESDYRLGCMSYLTVVDAVPELEADTRVESRGPQHEHVLTRVANRIDEPAGGNAIR from the coding sequence ATGACGGCACCGAGACTCCTCCACCTCGCGGATCTCGAGACCATCTACGACGATCCCGAACGGCTCGGCCGGCTCGCCGGCGCGATCGACCGGGTCCGGGACGACCGAACCTTCGTCGTGGGATCCGGCGACACGAGCGCACTCGGGGCGCTCGCGTTCGAGAGCGACGACGGTCGCGCAATCGCCCGTCCGTTTTACGATCGCATTGCCCTCGACGCGGACACGCTCGGCAACCACGAGTTCGACCACGGGGCCAGCGAGGCCGCCGAGTGGGCTCGATCGACGGCAGCGACGCACCTCGCCGCGAACGTCGAGGGACCGACGTCGCTCGAGGACACCACACAGTCCGACGAGACCGATCGATGGGACGGCCTCGAATCGAGCACCGTCGTCTCCGCCGGCGGACACCGAATCGGGCTGATCGGCGTCGTCCACCCGGAGACCGTCGAACTGAGCGGGCTGGAGCTGGACGTGACGATCACGGACCCCGTAGATGCCGTTCGAATCGAGGCAAAACGGCTCCGCGACCGGGGTGCCGACTGGGTGGTCGTCCTCTCGCACGCGGGGCCGATCGACGAACGGATCGCCGCCGAAACCGACGTGGACGCCGTCCTCGGTGGACACGATCACGACGCGGTCCGCGAGCGGATCGGCGACACGCTCGTCTCGCGAACGGAGGGTGCCCAGGCCGGCGTCTATCAGCTCGTCGAACTCGGCGGGTCACCCACCGACCACGCCGGCTCGATCGAGGCCGTCACGCGCTCGATCGACGAGGCGCCGCGCTCCGAGTCCGTCGAATCGACCTATCGAGAGCTTGCTACCGACCTGGGGCTAACCAGCCGGCTGGGTCGGTTGCCGGACCCACTCGACCACATCGAGGCGGCCGAACTCGTCGCGACTGCGTATCGCGTCGGCGGCGACGCCGACGTCGGCCTCGTCGCGGCCGCGTCCGTCCGTGACGGGCTCCCGGGTCGGGTCACCCGGGGTGACGTCGTCGGGATCGTTCCCTTCGGATCGAAACTCGACGTGCACCGCCTCCCGGGCGAGACGCTTCGGGCCGTGGCAGAGCGATGTGCGGACCCGCTGGATGCGACCCACGGTGGCCTGATCGCCGCCGGCCTCGAATTGAGAGCAGACGGCACGGTGTGTATCGACGGGGCGCGAATCGACCCAGAGAGTGACTACCGCCTCGGCTGTATGAGCTACCTCACCGTCGTCGACGCCGTTCCCGAACTCGAGGCGGATACACGCGTCGAGTCGCGAGGCCCCCAGCACGAACACGTACTGACACGCGTCGCGAACCGCATCGACGAACCGGCCGGCGGGAACGCGATCCGGTGA
- a CDS encoding M28 family peptidase encodes MTAWIAETYTSDAGWSLLEDLVDIGNRMAGSEGEREGAELTRDALEAVGARNARIEAFDIQGWTRGSSTVEADGIEQDCIALPRSPSGTVTAELVDVGYGRPEDFANADLDGKVAMARSDVPDSFDRYIHRREKYYHAVEAGAAAFLYRNHVEGCLPPTGSVGTPADPIGDVPALGISSEVGSRLARRFDGTAVTVAVEADIHDATSQNVHAELGPDTDERVLVTSHVDAHDIAEGAMDNAAGTAMVVEIARALATRDDELDTRVEFVAFGSEEIGLVGSSVDAERRDHDTVKAILNSDGVTRGRNLAVYPNGFDELADLAEDVCEQFSHPASVDPTPQPHSDHWPYVQWGVPGYMMMSETGDSGRGWGHTFADTFEKLDRRNHREQAIILTELAVSLADDGFAVGHRESSSIADDLEDANLAEGMKIIGDWPYDA; translated from the coding sequence ATGACAGCGTGGATCGCGGAGACCTACACGAGTGACGCCGGCTGGTCGTTGCTGGAAGACTTGGTCGACATCGGCAATCGGATGGCGGGGAGCGAGGGTGAGCGCGAGGGCGCCGAACTGACCCGGGACGCACTCGAGGCGGTGGGAGCGCGAAACGCCCGAATCGAGGCGTTCGACATCCAGGGCTGGACGCGTGGATCGAGCACGGTGGAAGCGGATGGAATCGAACAGGACTGTATCGCCCTCCCCCGGAGTCCGTCCGGCACGGTGACCGCGGAACTCGTCGACGTCGGCTACGGCCGTCCCGAGGACTTCGCGAACGCCGACCTCGACGGGAAGGTGGCGATGGCGCGGAGCGACGTCCCCGACTCGTTCGACCGGTACATCCACCGTCGGGAGAAGTACTATCACGCCGTCGAGGCGGGCGCCGCCGCCTTCCTCTACCGGAATCACGTCGAGGGTTGCTTGCCGCCGACCGGAAGCGTCGGGACACCAGCGGACCCCATCGGCGACGTTCCGGCGCTCGGGATCAGTTCGGAAGTCGGTTCGCGGCTCGCTCGTCGATTCGACGGGACAGCGGTGACCGTCGCCGTCGAGGCCGACATCCACGACGCGACGAGTCAGAACGTCCACGCCGAACTCGGGCCCGACACCGACGAGCGCGTCCTCGTGACGAGTCACGTCGACGCCCACGACATCGCCGAGGGGGCGATGGACAACGCCGCCGGCACGGCGATGGTCGTCGAGATCGCCAGGGCGCTCGCCACGCGCGACGACGAACTCGACACCCGGGTGGAGTTCGTCGCGTTCGGCTCCGAGGAGATCGGCCTCGTCGGGTCGTCGGTCGACGCCGAGCGGCGTGACCACGACACGGTGAAGGCGATCCTCAACAGCGACGGCGTCACCAGAGGCCGGAATCTCGCGGTCTATCCGAACGGGTTCGACGAACTGGCCGACCTGGCCGAGGACGTCTGCGAGCAATTTTCCCACCCGGCCTCGGTCGATCCCACGCCCCAGCCCCACAGCGACCACTGGCCGTACGTCCAGTGGGGCGTCCCCGGCTACATGATGATGAGCGAGACGGGCGACAGCGGCCGCGGCTGGGGCCACACCTTCGCCGACACGTTCGAGAAACTCGACCGGCGAAACCACCGCGAACAGGCGATCATCCTCACGGAACTCGCCGTCTCGCTCGCCGACGACGGGTTCGCGGTCGGACACCGCGAGTCGAGTTCCATCGCCGACGACCTGGAAGACGCGAACCTCGCCGAAGGGATGAAGATCATCGGCGACTGGCCGTACGACGCCTGA